Proteins encoded by one window of Bacillus sp. DTU_2020_1000418_1_SI_GHA_SEK_038:
- a CDS encoding polysaccharide biosynthesis protein, which yields MSSKLLRGTFILTLGTMISKMLGLFYVIPFYHIVGSSGQALYAFSYIPYTIFISIATAGVPLAVSKYISKYNALEEYAVGRKLFKSGLIIMLCTGIMSFLALYFLAPYIAAMSTNSNVGSDIEDVTTVIRAVSFALILVPIMSLIRGFFQGHQSMGPSAVSQVIEQIVRITFVLAGAYIVMHFMNGTISQAVSVATFAAFIGAVGGLFSLIWYWYKRRVYLNELLLHDKGTMNISLTEMYKEIVVYAAPFVFVGIANPLFQFIDQFTFIKTMQSIGYDDDSARDAFAVITMQTHKLVIIPVALATAFSLTLVPSITKAFVNEDRTSLNHQLNQAFQVVLFLTLPAVVGLSMLAEPIFTLFYEHSELGTEVLRTYAPVAVLFAFFLVTAAILQGINEQRFTVLSLLVGLLIKLSLNIPLIKLMETEGAIIATAIGYAAAILINLFVIKTFAGYPFKLVFRRSLLIVLFTLVMFIGTGIVYKLLTLFLSPASNLSALIIVIISAAAGAGIYFYLSVKTRLIYFLLGEKVDRILRKLRLKA from the coding sequence ATGTCATCTAAGCTTTTAAGGGGAACGTTTATTTTAACATTAGGTACGATGATATCAAAAATGCTTGGGTTATTTTATGTCATTCCCTTTTATCATATTGTGGGAAGCAGCGGACAGGCATTATATGCTTTCTCATACATTCCATACACCATATTTATAAGTATTGCAACAGCTGGGGTTCCGTTAGCGGTTTCTAAATACATATCCAAATATAATGCACTTGAAGAATACGCTGTCGGGAGAAAGCTTTTTAAATCTGGGCTCATAATTATGCTGTGCACAGGTATAATGTCTTTTCTTGCATTATATTTTCTAGCCCCATATATAGCAGCAATGAGTACAAATTCAAATGTAGGTTCAGATATTGAGGATGTAACAACTGTTATTCGGGCAGTGAGTTTTGCCCTTATTTTAGTACCAATTATGAGTTTAATTCGCGGCTTTTTTCAAGGGCATCAATCAATGGGACCTTCAGCTGTTTCACAAGTAATTGAACAGATTGTTCGAATTACATTTGTACTTGCAGGTGCTTATATTGTTATGCACTTTATGAATGGAACGATTTCTCAGGCCGTCAGTGTAGCAACATTTGCTGCCTTTATTGGGGCGGTTGGGGGATTATTCAGTTTAATTTGGTATTGGTATAAACGAAGAGTGTATTTAAATGAATTGCTCTTACATGATAAGGGTACAATGAATATTTCTCTAACAGAGATGTATAAAGAAATTGTAGTTTACGCAGCACCCTTCGTTTTTGTTGGAATTGCAAACCCGCTCTTTCAATTTATTGATCAGTTTACGTTTATTAAAACGATGCAATCGATTGGGTATGATGATGATTCCGCTAGAGATGCTTTTGCTGTGATAACTATGCAAACACATAAGCTTGTCATTATTCCAGTTGCATTAGCAACTGCCTTTTCACTTACATTGGTTCCCTCTATTACAAAAGCATTTGTGAATGAGGACCGTACGAGTTTAAATCATCAATTAAATCAAGCTTTTCAAGTCGTCTTATTTTTGACGCTTCCGGCAGTTGTCGGCCTTTCGATGTTAGCAGAACCTATTTTTACATTATTTTATGAGCATAGCGAACTAGGAACAGAAGTATTAAGAACCTATGCCCCAGTTGCTGTACTGTTTGCTTTTTTCTTAGTAACTGCAGCGATTTTACAAGGGATTAATGAACAGCGTTTCACTGTATTAAGCTTGCTTGTAGGATTATTAATAAAATTAAGCTTAAATATTCCGCTTATTAAGCTAATGGAAACGGAAGGCGCGATTATTGCAACAGCCATTGGCTATGCAGCGGCGATATTAATTAATTTATTCGTGATCAAAACTTTTGCTGGGTATCCATTCAAGCTCGTGTTCAGAAGAAGCTTGTTAATCGTCCTGTTTACACTTGTTATGTTTATCGGCACAGGAATTGTCTATAAACTTCTTACTTTATTTTTATCGCCAGCATCAAACTTGTCTGCTTTAATTATTGTCATTATTAGTGCAGCAGCTGGTGCAGGCATCTACTTCTATTTAAGTGTAAAAACAAGATTAATTTATTTCTTATTAGGGGAAAAGGTTGATCGTATTTTAAGAAAGCTAAGACTAAAAGCTTAA
- a CDS encoding sporulation protein Cse60 — MIKVKLFDHEHEKDLELEMNRFLERIEEKKLLDIKYNIAAIHEDEDEQVYCFSAMIIYRA, encoded by the coding sequence ATGATTAAAGTGAAGTTATTCGACCATGAACATGAGAAGGATCTTGAACTTGAGATGAATCGATTCTTAGAAAGAATCGAAGAGAAAAAACTGCTAGATATTAAGTACAATATTGCAGCTATTCACGAGGATGAAGATGAGCAAGTTTATTGTTTCTCAGCGATGATTATTTATAGAGCCTGA
- a CDS encoding NAD(P)/FAD-dependent oxidoreductase produces the protein MKYDVIVIGGGPSGLMAAIGAAEQKAKVLLIDKGDKLGRKLAISGGGRCNVTNRLPIDEIIKHIPGNGRFLYSAFSLFSNEDIIKFFENLDIKLKEEDHGRMFPVTDKAQSVVDALLSKLRELRVDIKTNSPVKDVHYSDGSVKAVELRSGETYEADAVVMAVGGKSVPHTGSTGDGYAWAEKAGHTITELFPTEVPVTSAEPFIKDKSLQGLSLRSVALSVLNPKGKALITHKMDMIFTHFGVSGPAVLRCSQFVVKAMKKWNLKEVTMSIDALPEKKEEPLYQEILKDLKAEPKKSIKNLLKGLLPERYLLFLLERSGIDPSAQGANISNEKVRSFVKSCKSFQIAVNGTLPLDKAFVTGGGVSVKEVDPKTMGSKFTNGLYFCGEILDIHGYTGGYNITSALVTGRLAGTNAALTVKLS, from the coding sequence ATGAAATATGATGTAATTGTGATTGGCGGCGGACCGTCCGGCTTAATGGCTGCGATTGGTGCTGCTGAACAGAAGGCTAAAGTGCTGCTTATCGATAAAGGGGACAAGCTTGGAAGAAAGCTTGCCATTTCAGGCGGCGGAAGATGTAATGTAACAAACCGACTTCCGATTGATGAGATTATTAAACATATTCCAGGAAATGGACGCTTTTTATACAGTGCCTTTTCTCTTTTTAGCAACGAAGATATTATTAAGTTTTTCGAGAATCTGGACATTAAGCTAAAGGAAGAGGATCACGGGCGGATGTTTCCTGTGACAGACAAAGCGCAATCCGTTGTCGATGCTTTACTTTCAAAACTACGCGAATTAAGGGTAGATATAAAAACAAACAGTCCTGTTAAAGATGTCCATTATTCAGATGGTTCCGTAAAGGCGGTGGAGCTTAGAAGCGGCGAAACCTACGAGGCAGACGCAGTCGTGATGGCGGTTGGTGGAAAATCCGTGCCCCATACAGGTTCAACTGGAGACGGATATGCGTGGGCTGAAAAAGCGGGGCATACGATTACTGAGTTATTTCCGACAGAGGTCCCTGTTACTTCGGCAGAGCCATTTATTAAGGATAAATCTCTGCAAGGGCTGTCTCTTCGCAGCGTTGCATTAAGTGTGTTAAATCCTAAAGGAAAAGCATTAATTACTCATAAAATGGATATGATTTTTACCCACTTTGGCGTTAGTGGACCAGCAGTTCTCAGATGCAGTCAATTCGTTGTGAAGGCGATGAAAAAGTGGAATTTGAAAGAGGTCACCATGAGCATCGATGCCCTCCCAGAAAAAAAAGAAGAGCCTTTATATCAGGAAATTCTAAAAGATTTGAAGGCAGAACCGAAAAAAAGCATAAAAAACCTTTTAAAGGGGCTTCTTCCTGAAAGATATCTGCTTTTCTTGCTGGAAAGGAGCGGGATTGATCCTTCTGCACAGGGAGCTAATATTTCCAATGAGAAGGTAAGGAGCTTTGTGAAAAGCTGTAAATCGTTTCAAATTGCAGTCAATGGCACCCTTCCATTAGATAAGGCATTTGTTACTGGTGGTGGAGTTTCTGTAAAAGAGGTTGACCCGAAAACAATGGGTTCTAAATTTACGAACGGATTGTATTTTTGCGGTGAAATACTAGATATACACGGCTATACAGGCGGATATAATATTACATCTGCACTCGTTACCGGGAGGCTTGCCGGCACGAATGCAGCATTGACTGTAAAACTCTCTTAA
- a CDS encoding M48 family metallopeptidase: MQEQALRDQLVYPKENIYFAFVALFSILAYIFLAFSIVGILFILILILLSVVLHGIMIGGIRRNGVKISENQFPELYEKAVMTAKDMGLTVMPDIYVIESEGVLNAFATRFFRKNMVVLYSGIFELIERSAEKEVLFVLAHEFAHLKRKHVIISFLLLPAMWVPFLGNAYLRACEYTCDRYAAFYIQSLDAAKDALTMLAIGKELYSKVNKQAYMEQLQTEHGFFVWLNEKLSTHPHLPKRIYALSRFFSQDSTDELKEPKGKVWVGIVGAGVAVIILSACIFVGMKAIEKMDFWSEMASGIEGATPLMNAASENDTDTIQSLVADGVEIDAQDSEGSTALHWAVYNGSLEAAEMLLEHGADPNIIDTYESSALINAVYNDDVAMAELLLRNGADPSYQDSEGYTAYDYAVDFDSEDLIKLLKQ; the protein is encoded by the coding sequence TTGCAAGAACAAGCTTTGCGGGATCAATTGGTGTATCCGAAAGAAAATATATATTTTGCCTTTGTTGCATTATTTAGTATTCTCGCGTATATCTTTTTAGCATTTTCGATTGTTGGAATTCTATTTATTCTCATTCTTATTCTCCTATCTGTTGTGCTCCATGGAATTATGATAGGCGGCATTAGACGGAACGGTGTAAAAATTAGTGAGAATCAATTTCCTGAGCTTTATGAAAAGGCTGTAATGACAGCAAAGGATATGGGACTTACAGTGATGCCTGATATTTATGTTATTGAATCGGAAGGAGTCTTAAATGCCTTCGCAACCCGTTTCTTTAGAAAAAATATGGTCGTTCTTTACTCTGGAATATTCGAATTAATAGAAAGAAGTGCTGAAAAGGAAGTTTTATTTGTCCTTGCACATGAGTTTGCCCATTTAAAAAGGAAGCATGTAATCATTAGCTTTCTGCTTTTGCCGGCGATGTGGGTTCCTTTTCTAGGAAATGCGTATTTAAGAGCCTGTGAATATACTTGTGACCGTTATGCGGCTTTTTACATTCAGTCATTAGATGCGGCAAAGGATGCTTTAACGATGCTTGCGATCGGCAAAGAATTATATTCAAAGGTCAATAAGCAGGCCTATATGGAACAGCTTCAAACGGAACATGGCTTTTTTGTCTGGCTAAATGAGAAATTATCCACGCACCCTCATTTGCCTAAGAGAATTTATGCTTTATCCCGTTTTTTCTCTCAGGATTCAACTGATGAGTTAAAGGAACCTAAGGGTAAGGTATGGGTAGGTATAGTCGGTGCAGGTGTGGCTGTTATCATTTTGTCCGCATGTATTTTTGTCGGAATGAAAGCAATCGAGAAAATGGATTTTTGGTCTGAAATGGCATCAGGAATTGAAGGGGCTACCCCTCTCATGAATGCTGCAAGTGAAAATGATACAGATACCATTCAATCACTAGTAGCGGATGGAGTGGAAATCGATGCTCAGGATTCAGAAGGTTCAACGGCACTTCATTGGGCTGTATATAATGGAAGCCTTGAAGCCGCTGAAATGCTTCTAGAACATGGAGCCGACCCGAATATAATTGATACCTATGAATCTAGCGCGCTTATTAATGCAGTATATAATGATGATGTCGCAATGGCTGAGCTGCTGTTACGAAATGGAGCAGATCCTAGTTATCAGGATTCAGAGGGCTATACAGCCTATGATTATGCGGTTGATTTTGACAGCGAAGACTTAATCAAACTTTTAAAACAATAA
- a CDS encoding ABC transporter ATP-binding protein — MNLLNVDIKQAGYEKDQAIIYNIQFDVGAGELIGLIGPNGAGKSTTIKAILGLLENIKGEVAFQQGAKYSYIPERPLFYDELTLWEHLDFIASVEGLHDKKYQDQARELLAQYKLAEHAHEFPGKYSKGMQQKAMLILSMISNPDVYIIDEPFIGLDPNAMKLFLESIQRERERGAGILMSTHVLDTAEKICDRFLIIHKGEFRAAGTLDEIRTQCHLPNGSLYDCFHLIAEGHEDE; from the coding sequence ATGAACCTATTAAACGTAGATATAAAACAGGCAGGCTATGAAAAGGATCAAGCGATCATATATAATATTCAATTTGACGTTGGAGCGGGGGAACTTATCGGGCTTATTGGTCCGAATGGAGCAGGGAAGAGTACTACTATCAAGGCGATTCTTGGGTTACTGGAGAATATAAAGGGAGAGGTAGCCTTCCAGCAAGGAGCTAAATATTCATATATTCCAGAAAGGCCACTCTTTTATGACGAGTTAACCTTATGGGAGCATTTAGACTTTATTGCATCTGTGGAAGGTTTACATGATAAAAAGTATCAAGATCAGGCAAGGGAATTACTAGCGCAATATAAATTGGCTGAACATGCCCATGAGTTTCCTGGTAAATACTCCAAGGGAATGCAGCAAAAGGCTATGTTAATCTTATCTATGATTTCAAATCCAGATGTATATATCATAGATGAGCCCTTTATTGGATTGGATCCAAATGCAATGAAGCTTTTTCTTGAATCGATTCAGCGTGAACGTGAAAGAGGAGCAGGGATTCTTATGTCTACCCATGTTTTGGATACTGCTGAGAAGATATGTGACCGTTTTTTAATCATCCATAAGGGGGAGTTCCGAGCGGCCGGGACTTTAGATGAAATTAGAACTCAATGTCATCTTCCTAATGGGTCACTCTATGATTGCTTTCATTTAATTGCGGAAGGTCATGAAGATGAATAG
- a CDS encoding phosphoribosylaminoimidazolesuccinocarboxamide synthase codes for MKPIYKGKTKDVYALEDGNYLLKFKDDVTGENGVFDPGANTVGLTLEGAGRAGLSLTKYFFEILKERGIPTHYIDANIEEATMTVKPATVFGNGLEVICRYKAVGSFLRRYGMYAEEGQALDAFVEVTIKDDERQDPPISEDALDMLGVLSKAEYAVLKDLTKQIGQVVKDELAKKDIELYDIKFEFGRVGEDKQIVLIDEISGGNMRAYKNGVYIEPLELEKLMLV; via the coding sequence GTGAAACCTATTTATAAAGGCAAAACCAAAGATGTATATGCACTAGAGGATGGAAATTATTTATTAAAGTTTAAAGATGATGTAACAGGAGAAAATGGCGTATTTGATCCAGGTGCCAATACTGTAGGTTTAACACTGGAGGGAGCGGGCCGCGCGGGATTAAGCCTGACAAAATACTTTTTCGAAATATTAAAGGAAAGAGGAATTCCTACTCATTATATTGATGCGAACATTGAAGAGGCTACGATGACTGTGAAGCCTGCTACCGTTTTTGGCAATGGCCTTGAAGTTATTTGCCGCTATAAGGCAGTTGGAAGTTTCCTTCGCCGCTATGGGATGTACGCTGAGGAAGGACAAGCTCTTGATGCATTCGTTGAAGTAACGATTAAAGACGATGAACGCCAGGACCCTCCAATTAGTGAGGATGCACTTGATATGCTAGGAGTCCTTTCAAAAGCGGAATATGCTGTACTAAAGGACTTAACAAAGCAAATCGGCCAAGTGGTAAAAGATGAGCTGGCAAAAAAAGACATTGAATTATATGATATTAAATTCGAATTCGGCAGAGTTGGAGAAGATAAACAAATCGTTCTAATCGATGAAATCTCAGGCGGAAATATGAGAGCTTATAAAAATGGCGTCTATATTGAACCGCTCGAATTAGAAAAATTAATGTTAGTTTAA
- the leuS gene encoding leucine--tRNA ligase, which yields MSFNHQEIEKKWQTVWEESKTFKTSEDKGKRKFYALDMFPYPSGAGLHVGHPEGYTATDILSRMKRMQGYNVLHPMGWDAFGLPAEQYALDTGNDPAEFTAKNINTFRRQIKALGFSYDWDREVNTTDPEYYKWTQWIFLKLYEKGLAYIDEVAVNWCPALGTVLANEEVIDGKSERGGHPVERRPMRQWVLKITAYADRLLEDLDLLDWPESLKDMQRNWIGRSEGAEVTFQIEGHEGTFKVFTTRPDTLFGATYAVLAPEHDLVDEITTEEQRAAVQGYLDKVKMKSDLERTDLAKEKTGVFTGAYAVNPANGEKMPIWIADYVLASYGTGAIMAVPAHDERDHEFAKQFGLPIVEVVAGGNVEQEAYVGDGEHVNSEFLNGMNKEEAIANMIAWLEEKGLGTKKVTYRLRDWLFSRQRYWGEPIPIIHWEDGTSSAVPEDQLPLILPKTTEIKPSGTGESPLANIEEWVNVVDPVTGKKGRRETNTMPQWAGSCWYYLRYIDPHNSEALADAEKLKEWLPVDIYIGGAEHAVLHLLYARFWHKVLYDIGVVHTKEPFQKLFNQGMILGEGNEKMSKSKGNVVNPDDIIESHGADTLRLYEMFMGPLDASIAWSTNGLDGSRRFLDRVWRLFIEENGSLNPKIQDSEEASNLEKVYHQTVKKVTEDYEGLRFNTAISQMMVFINEAYKTTSVLPKHFMEGFVKLLSPITPHIAEELWSKLGHSETIAYEAWPAFDEAKLVDNEIEIVIQINGKVKAKLLVPSDAQKDALEKIAMDDQTVKEQIDGKTIRKVIAVPGKLVNIVAN from the coding sequence ATGAGCTTCAATCATCAAGAGATTGAGAAAAAGTGGCAAACGGTCTGGGAAGAAAGTAAAACGTTTAAGACGAGTGAAGATAAAGGAAAGCGCAAATTTTACGCACTTGATATGTTTCCATATCCATCTGGAGCTGGACTTCATGTCGGCCATCCAGAAGGATATACGGCAACGGATATCCTTTCGCGCATGAAGCGGATGCAAGGCTATAATGTCCTTCATCCGATGGGCTGGGATGCATTCGGTCTTCCTGCCGAGCAATACGCATTAGATACAGGAAACGATCCAGCTGAATTTACGGCAAAGAATATCAATACATTCCGCCGTCAAATTAAAGCACTAGGATTCTCTTATGATTGGGATCGTGAAGTGAATACGACTGATCCTGAGTATTATAAATGGACACAATGGATTTTCTTAAAGCTTTATGAAAAAGGTCTTGCTTATATTGATGAAGTAGCAGTGAACTGGTGCCCAGCACTTGGAACAGTTTTAGCAAACGAAGAAGTTATTGACGGTAAAAGTGAGCGCGGCGGCCATCCAGTTGAGCGCAGACCAATGAGACAATGGGTATTAAAAATAACTGCCTATGCAGATCGTTTACTTGAGGATCTTGATTTACTAGACTGGCCGGAAAGCCTTAAAGATATGCAGCGTAACTGGATCGGCCGTTCAGAAGGGGCAGAAGTAACCTTCCAAATTGAGGGTCATGAAGGAACATTTAAAGTATTTACGACTCGCCCTGATACGCTTTTTGGTGCAACCTATGCAGTACTTGCTCCAGAGCATGATTTAGTCGATGAAATTACGACTGAAGAGCAGCGTGCCGCAGTTCAAGGCTATTTAGATAAGGTTAAGATGAAAAGTGACCTTGAAAGAACAGATTTAGCAAAAGAAAAGACAGGTGTTTTCACAGGAGCCTATGCTGTTAACCCGGCAAATGGCGAAAAAATGCCAATTTGGATTGCAGATTATGTATTAGCAAGCTACGGTACCGGTGCTATTATGGCAGTACCTGCTCATGACGAACGCGACCATGAATTTGCAAAGCAATTTGGCTTGCCGATTGTAGAAGTTGTTGCTGGCGGAAATGTGGAGCAAGAGGCTTATGTTGGCGATGGTGAGCATGTTAATTCTGAATTCTTAAATGGCATGAATAAGGAAGAGGCTATTGCAAATATGATTGCATGGCTTGAAGAAAAAGGACTTGGCACAAAAAAGGTAACTTATCGCCTGCGCGATTGGTTATTTAGCCGCCAGCGCTATTGGGGAGAGCCGATTCCAATAATTCATTGGGAAGATGGCACAAGTTCAGCTGTCCCTGAAGACCAGCTTCCATTAATTCTTCCGAAAACAACTGAAATAAAGCCGTCAGGTACAGGTGAGTCACCGCTCGCCAATATTGAAGAGTGGGTAAATGTCGTTGACCCTGTTACAGGCAAAAAAGGCCGCAGGGAAACGAACACAATGCCGCAATGGGCGGGCAGCTGCTGGTATTACTTACGCTATATTGATCCGCATAATAGTGAAGCACTTGCGGATGCAGAAAAATTGAAGGAATGGCTTCCAGTTGATATTTATATCGGTGGAGCAGAGCATGCGGTTCTTCACCTTCTATATGCTCGTTTCTGGCATAAGGTATTATATGATATCGGTGTTGTTCATACGAAAGAACCATTTCAGAAGCTATTTAACCAAGGAATGATTCTTGGCGAAGGCAATGAAAAAATGAGTAAATCAAAAGGAAATGTTGTCAATCCTGATGATATCATTGAAAGTCACGGGGCAGATACTCTTCGTTTATATGAAATGTTTATGGGACCACTTGATGCATCTATTGCATGGTCTACGAATGGATTAGACGGATCTAGAAGATTCCTTGACCGTGTATGGCGCTTATTCATTGAAGAAAATGGAAGTCTAAATCCGAAAATTCAAGATAGCGAAGAAGCAAGCAATCTTGAAAAGGTTTATCACCAAACAGTGAAAAAGGTAACAGAGGACTATGAAGGTTTACGGTTCAATACGGCTATTTCTCAAATGATGGTATTTATTAATGAAGCCTATAAAACAACATCAGTTCTTCCGAAACACTTCATGGAGGGATTTGTTAAATTGCTTTCACCTATTACTCCTCATATTGCTGAAGAACTTTGGAGTAAGCTTGGCCATAGTGAAACAATTGCTTACGAGGCATGGCCAGCATTCGATGAAGCAAAGCTAGTCGATAATGAAATCGAAATTGTTATCCAAATTAACGGGAAAGTGAAAGCGAAATTACTTGTCCCATCAGATGCCCAAAAGGATGCACTTGAAAAAATCGCTATGGATGACCAAACCGTAAAAGAGCAAATCGATGGAAAAACTATACGCAAAGTCATCGCTGTTCCAGGAAAACTAGTAAATATTGTTGCTAATTAA
- a CDS encoding rhodanese-like domain-containing protein, whose protein sequence is MSIEIITTEELEEKLAAGEKLELIDVREDEEVAQGMIPGAKHIRMMTIPENLDYFDKEKEYIFICRSGNRSQNVCHYMQDQGYKVRNMVGGMLDWTGEVEFK, encoded by the coding sequence ATGAGTATCGAGATTATAACTACGGAAGAATTAGAAGAAAAGCTAGCTGCTGGCGAAAAGCTAGAGCTTATTGATGTTAGAGAAGATGAAGAGGTTGCGCAAGGGATGATTCCTGGAGCTAAACATATCCGGATGATGACAATCCCTGAAAACCTGGACTATTTCGATAAAGAAAAAGAATACATCTTTATTTGCCGGTCAGGAAACCGCAGTCAAAATGTATGCCATTACATGCAGGACCAAGGCTACAAAGTCCGCAACATGGTTGGCGGCATGCTGGACTGGACAGGCGAGGTTGAATTTAAATAA
- a CDS encoding ABC transporter permease, whose product MNSWNIFADRLVRGWKYQYGVIRSIADWTIILYLIIPANAIFFIMYRTWWLETPDWIENIPLFLLFFVLYLFSWSGNIRTFVQEADKVFLIKFQPIFLGMKKWGYAYSIITGIMQIAISIFVFLPFLRKHYLLDWQHIITLFIFLVALNTTILLLKHLMRKIETRLKRIAAIFLLFILLSWFSQFIFSLWVKGLLYPIYMCSAFLMIISIYQSLRSIKKISSIDHDISLGNEAKMKNIDLIFKLSHDIEKPVIVSKRTKPLLFRRSKRIFNKREGINGFLELFIKIFIRNYSYVGGYLQILSVTTAAIVIIPPFWIKFLIFIGFLIMMYSWLSLVWDRITGSNPISKKYSESTFYFAARKRAVTVLLILAILILGIFITCWLVILSQFGFRPGMLSR is encoded by the coding sequence ATGAATAGCTGGAACATATTTGCAGATCGGTTAGTAAGAGGATGGAAATATCAATATGGTGTCATCCGGTCGATTGCCGATTGGACGATCATCCTTTACTTAATTATCCCGGCAAATGCAATCTTTTTTATAATGTACCGCACATGGTGGCTAGAAACCCCTGATTGGATTGAAAATATTCCATTATTTTTACTGTTTTTCGTCCTTTATTTATTTTCATGGAGCGGCAACATTCGTACGTTCGTACAGGAAGCAGACAAAGTATTTTTAATAAAATTTCAGCCAATCTTCCTTGGAATGAAAAAATGGGGTTATGCCTATTCAATAATTACAGGGATAATGCAAATAGCCATTTCCATCTTTGTTTTTCTTCCCTTTTTAAGAAAACATTATCTTCTAGATTGGCAGCATATTATAACGCTATTCATTTTCCTTGTAGCGTTGAATACAACCATTTTGCTTCTAAAGCACTTAATGAGAAAAATAGAGACAAGGCTAAAAAGGATTGCGGCCATATTTCTATTATTCATTCTTTTAAGCTGGTTTAGTCAATTCATATTTTCACTTTGGGTAAAAGGTTTGCTTTATCCAATCTATATGTGCAGTGCCTTTTTAATGATTATTTCTATTTATCAAAGCTTGCGGTCGATCAAAAAAATATCGTCTATCGATCACGATATTTCCCTGGGAAATGAAGCGAAAATGAAGAATATAGACTTAATCTTTAAACTTTCACATGATATAGAAAAGCCGGTAATCGTATCTAAAAGAACAAAACCCCTTCTATTCCGCCGTTCAAAACGCATTTTTAATAAACGGGAAGGGATTAACGGGTTTCTTGAGCTGTTCATAAAAATCTTTATTAGAAACTATTCATATGTAGGGGGATATTTACAAATCCTATCCGTGACAACAGCAGCAATCGTCATAATCCCGCCTTTTTGGATAAAATTCCTTATTTTCATAGGCTTTCTTATAATGATGTATTCATGGCTTTCATTAGTTTGGGACAGAATTACGGGTTCCAATCCGATCAGCAAGAAATACAGTGAAAGTACCTTTTATTTTGCTGCGAGAAAAAGGGCAGTTACAGTTCTCCTCATTTTGGCAATTTTAATTTTAGGAATATTTATAACTTGTTGGCTTGTGATATTATCACAATTTGGATTTCGACCAGGGATGCTTAGTCGTTAA
- a CDS encoding pseudouridine synthase: MRIDKMLANLGYGSRKDVKKLLKDGVVEVNDQKVKDPKQHVDPYKDMVTINGEVVEYKEFIYLMLNKPQGVISATEDSEHETVLDLLEMEDLVFSPFPVGRLDKDTEGLLLLTNDGQLAHRLLSPKKHVPKTYFAVINSEVTEDDVVAFKKGVILDDGYETKPGDLKILKSGMTSDIELTITEGKFHQVKRMFEAVGKRVMYLQRLSMGPLKLDESLELGEYRELTDEEITQLMEYEVK, from the coding sequence ATGCGTATCGATAAAATGCTAGCCAATTTAGGCTACGGAAGCAGAAAGGATGTTAAGAAGCTGCTTAAAGATGGGGTTGTTGAGGTGAATGATCAAAAAGTGAAGGACCCTAAACAACATGTTGACCCATATAAAGATATGGTAACGATAAACGGAGAAGTTGTAGAATACAAGGAATTCATTTATTTAATGCTGAATAAGCCTCAAGGCGTCATCTCGGCAACCGAAGATTCTGAGCATGAAACGGTTTTAGATTTATTAGAAATGGAGGATCTCGTATTCTCGCCTTTTCCGGTCGGGCGTCTCGATAAAGATACAGAGGGCCTTCTGCTGCTAACAAATGATGGGCAGCTGGCCCATCGCCTTCTTTCGCCAAAAAAACATGTTCCGAAAACTTATTTTGCTGTTATTAATAGTGAAGTTACGGAAGATGATGTTGTTGCTTTTAAAAAGGGGGTAATCCTAGATGACGGATACGAAACGAAACCTGGGGACCTAAAAATACTTAAGTCTGGAATGACTTCCGATATTGAGCTTACGATCACTGAAGGAAAATTTCATCAAGTCAAAAGGATGTTTGAAGCTGTGGGGAAGCGGGTTATGTATTTACAAAGGCTCTCCATGGGGCCGCTCAAGCTGGATGAATCATTGGAACTTGGAGAATATCGGGAATTAACAGATGAGGAAATTACGCAGCTAATGGAATACGAAGTCAAATAA
- a CDS encoding DeoR family transcriptional regulator, with protein MKPSTNRMLNRIKSVYMFINKRGTVTTQELVEEFGITPRTIQRDLNVLVYNDLVKSPTRGKWTTTKRKVKLSS; from the coding sequence TTGAAACCTTCAACTAACCGGATGTTAAACCGTATCAAATCCGTCTACATGTTTATTAATAAGCGCGGAACTGTAACAACTCAAGAGCTTGTAGAGGAATTTGGTATTACTCCTCGCACCATTCAAAGAGATCTAAATGTTCTTGTTTATAACGACCTTGTCAAAAGTCCAACTCGTGGAAAATGGACAACGACTAAACGAAAAGTGAAATTGTCATCCTAA